One window of Acidobacteriota bacterium genomic DNA carries:
- a CDS encoding M3 family metallopeptidase, with protein sequence MRAHGKGAAGLAAIALLAAAAAATGIGAESPSEGIVTNNVLLAPWSGPHGGVPAFDRMDLAALEPALEAGMARNLEEIDAIAGDPEPPSFRNTLVAMERAGRDLDRVLTYWGIWGGNLSTPEFRKVQGEMAPKLAGFNSKIIQNQALFARIKKVYESPERASLRPDERRLVWLTYDRFRSNGATLEGAARARYAEINKRLAEVQTKFGNNVLGDEEGYVTYLTKDQLGGLPESFVKGAAAAAADRGKAGSYAVTNTRSSMDPFLTFSTERTLREKVWRTYYARGDNGDERDNNAIIAEILKLRYERVRLLGYRNYAEWRLESLMAKTPERALALMTAVWPAAIGRVKEEVADMQAIADKERVGVTIEPWDYRYYSEKVRKAKYDLDSGEVKEYLQLDKLREAMFFVAGKLFDFSFEPVPQGSIPVYQEDMRVWEVKRKSTGEHVGLWYLDPYARTGKRSGAWANSYRGHETFDGLRTVLASNNSNFIKGAPGEPVLVSWDDARTFFHEFGHALHALSSNVAYPTLNGGVRDYTEFQSQLLERWLLTDEVIRSYLVHYRTGAPMPAPLIAKIKRAATFNQGFATIEYLASALVDLKLHMADPTGIDPGAFERATLAELKMPKEIVMRHRSPQFSHVFSGEGYAACYYGYMWADVLTSDAAEAFEQAPGGFYDTALAVKLVDNLFAVRNAIDPAEAYRAFRGRDARIDALMRDRGFIQIPQ encoded by the coding sequence ATGAGAGCACACGGCAAGGGGGCCGCCGGGCTCGCGGCAATCGCGCTGCTCGCGGCGGCAGCGGCGGCGACGGGTATCGGGGCGGAGTCACCGAGCGAGGGGATCGTGACCAACAACGTCTTGCTGGCCCCGTGGAGCGGACCCCACGGCGGCGTGCCCGCCTTCGACAGAATGGATCTCGCGGCCCTCGAGCCCGCGCTCGAGGCCGGCATGGCGAGGAACCTCGAGGAGATCGACGCCATCGCGGGAGACCCCGAGCCGCCGTCGTTCAGGAACACCCTCGTCGCGATGGAGCGCGCCGGCCGGGATCTCGACCGGGTCCTGACGTACTGGGGGATCTGGGGCGGCAACCTCTCGACCCCCGAGTTCCGGAAGGTCCAGGGGGAAATGGCGCCGAAGCTCGCCGGGTTCAACTCGAAGATCATCCAGAATCAGGCCCTCTTCGCCCGGATCAAGAAGGTGTACGAGTCGCCGGAGCGCGCGTCGCTCCGCCCCGACGAGCGGCGCCTCGTCTGGCTGACGTACGACCGGTTCAGGAGCAACGGGGCGACGCTCGAGGGGGCCGCGCGCGCCCGATACGCCGAGATCAACAAGCGCCTCGCCGAGGTGCAGACGAAGTTCGGCAACAACGTCCTCGGCGACGAGGAGGGGTACGTCACCTACCTGACGAAGGATCAGCTCGGCGGACTTCCCGAGTCGTTCGTGAAGGGCGCGGCGGCGGCCGCCGCAGACCGCGGGAAGGCGGGATCGTACGCCGTCACCAACACGCGCTCGTCGATGGACCCGTTCCTCACCTTCTCGACGGAGCGGACCCTGCGCGAGAAGGTGTGGCGGACGTATTACGCGCGGGGAGACAACGGCGACGAGCGCGACAACAACGCGATCATCGCCGAGATTCTGAAGCTTCGCTACGAGCGCGTGAGGCTTCTCGGATACCGGAACTACGCCGAGTGGCGGCTCGAGAGCCTCATGGCGAAAACCCCCGAGCGCGCCCTCGCCCTGATGACCGCCGTGTGGCCCGCGGCGATCGGGCGCGTGAAGGAGGAGGTCGCCGACATGCAGGCGATCGCCGACAAGGAAAGGGTCGGCGTCACCATCGAGCCGTGGGACTACCGCTACTACTCGGAGAAGGTGCGGAAGGCGAAGTACGACCTCGACTCGGGGGAGGTGAAGGAGTACCTCCAGCTCGACAAGCTGAGGGAGGCGATGTTCTTCGTGGCCGGGAAGCTCTTCGATTTCAGCTTCGAGCCGGTGCCGCAGGGGTCGATCCCGGTCTACCAGGAGGACATGCGGGTCTGGGAGGTGAAGCGGAAATCCACCGGTGAGCATGTCGGCCTCTGGTACCTCGACCCGTACGCGCGGACGGGCAAGAGGTCCGGAGCGTGGGCCAACAGCTACCGCGGCCACGAGACCTTCGACGGTCTTCGGACGGTCCTCGCCTCGAACAATTCCAACTTCATCAAGGGCGCCCCGGGAGAGCCGGTCCTCGTCTCGTGGGACGACGCCCGGACTTTCTTCCACGAGTTCGGCCACGCGCTCCACGCCCTCTCGTCGAACGTCGCCTACCCGACGCTCAACGGCGGCGTGCGCGACTACACCGAGTTCCAGTCGCAGCTTCTCGAGCGCTGGCTCCTCACCGACGAGGTGATCAGGTCGTATCTGGTCCATTACAGGACGGGCGCCCCGATGCCGGCCCCGCTCATCGCGAAGATTAAGCGGGCCGCGACCTTCAACCAGGGGTTCGCCACGATCGAGTACCTCGCCTCGGCCCTCGTCGATCTGAAGCTCCACATGGCCGACCCGACGGGGATCGACCCCGGGGCCTTCGAGCGCGCCACCCTCGCCGAGCTGAAGATGCCGAAAGAGATCGTCATGCGGCACCGCAGCCCGCAGTTCAGCCACGTCTTCTCGGGCGAGGGGTACGCGGCCTGCTACTACGGCTACATGTGGGCCGACGTCCTCACGTCGGATGCCGCGGAGGCGTTCGAGCAGGCCCCCGGGGGGTTCTACGACACGGCGCTGGCGGTGAAGCTCGTGGACAACCTCTTCGCCGTCCGGAACGCGATCGATCCGGCCGAGGCGTACCGCGCCTTTCGCGGGCGGGACGCCCGCATCGACGCCCTGATGCGCGACCGCGGCTTCATCCAGATTCCCCAATGA